The genomic DNA gtgcattttcttggcaaaactctattagtctttgccctgcttcattccgcattccaaggccaaatttgcctgttactccaggtgtttcttgacttcctgcttttgcattccagtcccctgtaatgaaaaggacatctttttggatgttagttctaaaaggtcttgtagatcttcatagatccattcaacttcagcttcttcagcattactggatggggcatagacttggataactgtgatattgagtggtttgccttggagacaaacagactgtcatatttgagattgcatgcaggtactgcatttcagactcttttgttgaccatgatggctattccatttcttctgagggattcctgcccacagtagtagatataatggtcatctgagttaaattaattAGGGCTAACTGCTCcattgtattatttaaagtttgtgtttccttgctgatTTTCTCTTGGTTtatcataggtgtgagtggggtattaaagccTTCCACTAttgttgtgttactgttaatttacCCTTTCAtacctgttagcatttgccttatgtattgagttACTCCTATTTTgcgtgcatatatatttataatttttgtatcttcttcttggatcgatcctttgatcattatgtagtgtccttctttgtctcttttcatggctttTATTTCAAAGACTTTTTTATCTGATAGAAGATTGCTGCTCCTGCTCTATTTTGTtctcatttgcatgaaatatctttttccagcctctcacttttagtctgtatgtgtcccttgttttgcgGTGGGTCTCTTTTAGACAGTGTATATAGGGGtgttatttttgtatccattcagccagtcttcatctattggttggggcattcaaccctttacatttaaggtaattattgataagtatgatcctgttgccatttactttgttgttttgggttcgagtttatataccttttctgtttcctatctagagaagatcctttagcatttattgaagagcaggtttggtggtactgaattctctgtttttgcttgtctgtaaagcttttgatttccccttcatgtttgaatgagatccttactggATATAGACATCTGGggtgtaggtttttctctttcatcactttaaatatgtcctgccattcccttctggcctgaagagtttctactgaaagatcagctgttatccttattgGGATCccattgtgtgttatttgttgtttttcccttgctgcttttaatatttgttctttttatttgatcttcattaatttgattaatatgtgtcttggggtgtttcgccttgggtttatcctgtttgggactatCCAGGTTTTTTGGACTTGAGTgaatatttccttccccattttagggacgttttcaactgttatcttctcgagtattttctcatgccctttctttttgtcgtCTTCTGGAACTcatatgattcgaatgttggggtgtttaacattgtcccagaggcctctgaggttttcctcatttctttaattctgttttcttttctcttctctgcttcatttatttccaccattctatctttcaCCTTCCActtatcctgtcttctgcctcagttattctactattggttccctccagagtgcttttggtctcagttattgcattattcattattgattgactcttctttatttcttctaggtccttgttgaacatttcttacatcttcccaatccttgtctctagtctatttattttattttcaaaattttgttttcaagattttgcagCATCTTGACtaacattattctgaattctttttcagatagactccctatctcctcattttttgtttggtttagtggatgtttatcatgttcctttacctgttaaATATTTatctgacttttcattttgtttagattgctgtgtttggggtgtcctttttgtaggctggaagtttgtggttcctctttattgtggatcCTGCTCCCTGTCAATGGGGTTGTACTAGTGGCTTGTCAGAGTTTTCTGGTTAGgggagattgtgtgtgtgttctggtgggtgaagctggATGTCTTCtatctggagtgcaatgaagtgtacagtagtgagttttggggtgtctttgggtttggtgtgacttagGGCAGTCTATCTTTTAATgcccagggctgtgttcctgcattgctggagaattagcatggtatgtcttgctctggaacttgttggctcttgggtggtgcttagtttcagtgtaggtatggaggcttttgatgagCTCTTGTCTGTTAATggtccctggaatcaggagttttCTGATGTTCTCACgttttggagttaagcctcctgcctctggctttcagtcttattcttacagtaagtAGCCTCAAgactccatccatacagcactgatgataaaacattaaggttaatggtgaaaagattctccacagtgagggacacccagagaggtacacagacttacttagagaagagaagagggaagagggaggtagaggtgaccaggaggagaagacggggagtcaaaagaggagagagcagtctagccagtaatcaaatccctaagtgctctccacagtctggaacactcagagaggttcatggagttccatagagaagagaagaggaggaaggagatagaggtgaccagaacgagaagagggggagtcaaaacgggagagagcaatcaagccagcaATCACAACCCTCAGTGAgcatggatactgaagattagattcttaaaggtacagagttgatttaaaaaaataccaagaaacaaagattaaaaatatagagtagaggttagactcaaaaatacaatgttaaaaatacaaaacaaaatgaatcacaaaaattataaaaaacatatatatgaaatttgtttttaaaataggatctttttttttgcaaggtaatagtaggttataaaagtgaaaattaaagtagtaaagaacttaaaaaaattaaaaagtgatcatataaaatatatttaggaatttctctggagctgttgtgggcagtgtaggGTGAGTTCAGTTTCCCATAGTTCcttattccagcttgtacttgttctcagggtctatgctgctgctgctgctgctgctgctgctgctgctgctgctaagtcacttcagttgtgtccaactttatgcgaacccatagatggcagcccaccaggctcccccatccctgggattctccaggcaagaacactggagtgggttgccatttccttctccaatgcatgaaagtgaaaagtgaaagtgaagtcgctcagtcgtgtccgactcctgttgaccccatggactgcagcctaccaggctcctctgtccatggaattttccaggcaagagtactggagtggggtgccattgccttctctgtctcaaggtctataggccccctcTAATGCTTAGTCAAtattaactacagggttttaatctgttgcgcctgtcacttccagagccgGTCCctattctttgtttattttggcttcctctgtttgaaagtctcttcagtgtctaatttctgccctgacacaagggggcaaaggtggtcacttatttacactcacttgttcagttgtgttttgGGGAAGGAGGAACCCTGCAAACAAacatcactggtgtgtgtggggagtgttTGCAGTGTAtgagccacactgggtttgcccaaCCTCACGGCTTGTGCTTTCTGGTTCTATACTGCTCAGGCTGCAGGGTGCTCTGTAGGGCACTGTCCAAAGCAGGCCGTGGGTTTCATGCACTTTCCAGGTCTAAGCCAcccaggttcaggttctcaggcaCTCCACAGGGCACAGACTCTGTTGGGcgtgcgttttgtgcccttcccaggtctgagcagctcaggcaaccaggtgcttgaggagcacactgtcccaggtgggccatgCATGTTAATCACCTCTCTGGTCTTGGGTGTGCCATGCGTCTCCTCTGGGAAGCTGATCTTAGGCtatgaccctcctggcagatgtcaaccatccaggatcccaggaagacgtggttagcaactgggggcctgctcacagtttggtggaagatgcccGTCTCTGAGGCCGAGATTGGAGCAGCCcattgccttctggctctggctgttgcccacctgcctctctgcctctggcaggGAGGGGACTGtatgcagctggctagctctcctttggtgaTCACTCAGTCCTTTGCtctgtgagcaggccaggctgtGCATTAAGTTAGAGAATTTcgcaggaaagttctctctctctctctctctctctctctctctctctctctctctctctctctctgggtatCCCAGAGTTAGGGGTGCTGTCTGACATTAGCttcctcagattgtcctcagggcattcaggcccagtccttactttAAGCATGCAGCTGGCGCCTTCCTCTCCAGCCTCCAGTGGCTGAtgcgagcatctgggctacttctctgccgGGAGTTGTGGTTAGGCACCTATTCTGTgcgttttggtttattttttcctcctggttatcttgccctctgagattctaaAACTCCCCATAGACCTACTGGTGAgggggtttcctggtgtttggaaacttctccttcatgactccctccccaggatggtctccatccctaactcttttgtctctctttttgtcttttatattttttcctacctccttttgaagagaatgggctgcctttctagGTGCCTGGTATCCtccaccagtgttcagaagttgttttgtggaagtttttcagtgttcaaatgatcttttgatgaatttgtagagGAGAAGGTGCTCTTCCTATCCTATTCCTCCATCTTGGGACTGCCCCCCTGCATAACTCTTTAAGCTGATATTGTTTATAAATTATTATGGCAACCTAGCGGAATAAATGTCATTTACTTCAGGAAGCCTTCTGTAATCCCTTGGTGGTAGtattttagtcactaaattgtgtccaactctgcgaacccatggacttgcagcccacaagacttctctgtccatgggattttctaggcaagaatgctggagtgtgttgccattccttctccagggcatcttcccaacccaggggttgaacccatgtctcctgcattggcagataaattctttaccactgagctaccagggaggccctcgGTAATCTCATAAGACTGGGTTAATTATGGTCCTCCTGTATATTCATTGTATCTGGTTACAGTCTTATCTATAGTACTTAATGCTTTTTTGCCAGTCTTCCTGACTAGATGGTAAACTTCATGAGGTTAAGACATGGATCTTGTTCATTATTGAATCCCAGTACCAAGAGACTGGCGGGCTTCcaaagtggtgcagtggtaaagaacttgcctgccagtgtaggagataaaagagaaatgggtttgatccctgcatcggaaagatcccctagagaagaaaatggcaacccactccaggaatttctagcctgggaaatcccttaaacaaaggagcctgccaggctacagttcagggggtcacaaagagttggacatgattgagccagTAAGAACAAGCATATAACACCAAGAGACTGGCACATGCCAGgtgtttttttcatctttgttgaATGAAGGAGTGAATGACAGCCAAAATCCTGTTTCACAACAAGAACCCAACTAAGAACAATAGTTGTCTGTCAGTGAATAGGACTACTTTTTAAAGCCGTGAATTTTCCTAAGCCAGAAATTGTTTAAGTAGAAAGAGGATGATTATTATAGATGTCATGGTAAAGATATCTGCATTGATGAGAGATTGGGACATGTGTCCTCTGGGGACTATTCCATCTCTAAGAATCTCTGATTCTTGGAAGTAGTTTttaggaaaaacaaatttttgtttcttttctatagCATCTTTGTGTCTCATTTATAAAAATGGTGAATGTtctcatttttattgtattagttataatttaaaaacttcaAGCATTAATCAGCTGTTAGTATAATACAACATAGTATCTAAACCAATAGATTCAAAATAAGTCAGAGTCATAACTACTgacttagaagaaaacaataaaaaatgactATTAGGCCATTAAAAATAAAGGTAACTGAAATCTGTCAGCTCCAATATTTGATGAATGTAAAGAGTATTAATAAACACCAAAAAGTTTAGACAgagtatatttgtatatgtttgcAAGACTTATTTATGCTATTAAAGCCTCAATTACTGGTTTGCTcctattttttgtgtttgtgttttcagATCCAtttgatgaataaaataaagcagaCATAATCATCTCTGGAGAGATTATTTATATCCTGGTGTTTGaaatgatttatatttaaaatagtagtaaaaatggaaaaagagaaagtaaatgatGAAAAACTAGACCCAGAGAACTCCTTGGACTTTTCTGAACACTTCAACCAACTTGAACTGTTGGAAACACATGGACACCTTATTCCCACTGGTACCCAAAGTCTCTGGATAGGGAATTCTGATGACGATGAAGAGcaagatgaaaaaactgaagagTGGTAtcaactgcaagaaaaaaaaatggaaaaagatccAAGCAAATTGCTTCTTTGGGCTGCTGAAAAAAAtcgggtaaaaaaaaaaaagaacagaacagtTAAAAGAGAAAGCTTAATTTAGTAGAAAAACTACTAGATTGGAAGCCAGAGGACCTGTCCCTGAAGCTCGCTTTGTCCTCAGACCAAACTGAAAAAATATCACTTCATGAAAACAGGTGTCTGAGGTTATTTTAGTTAGAAGGAATTGAGCTTCTTAATCTCTAGATTTCCTTGTTAGCATTGTTTTCTACTGATAAAAGtttatgttttaaagttttatacaCCATGCATATTGGTGTGATAATCCTACTACTGCTTTCAGAACATAATGTTCCATTATTATGTTTTCTTCGCAGATGAAACGTAACATATCAAACATATTCTAGCCTGTATTGTTCATCTAACTGTAGCTTTAGTGCAATAAGCCTTAATTGGACCAGGAGTAAACATATGGATTGGTTTTCAGACAATCACGTTCATAAAATCAAGtttatgagggaaaaaaaaaaaacaaaagaatttataATTAACACTGACTTGTTCATTGTTAAATAAGTTGTCCTCCTCCCCAAAGAAATCTTACATTTATTTTACAGTCATCTACTAACAAGGAAGTTTTCATTTAACTTAATTAAATCTAACACCACTAGACCGTTTCATGTTGTTTACTGTTTTGTTTCATGTTGGGTTTGTGAAAGATCTCCTGTTTTATTCTCAGCTGACCACAGTGCAGAGACTGCTTTCAGAAAGGGCTACCCATGTGAACACTCGAGATGAAGACAAGTACACACCGCTCCACCGAGCAGCCTACAATGGGCACTTAGACGTGGTCCGGGAGCTGATTGCACACGGGGCGGATGTCCATGCAGTGACAGTGGATGGCTGGACACCCCTGCACAGTGCCTGTAAGTGGAATAATGCCAGAGTGGCTTCTTTCTTACTGCAGCATGATGCAGATATCAATGCCCAAACAAAAGGCCTCCTGACCCCCCTACACCTTGCTGCTGGGAACAGAGACAGCAAAGACACCCTGGAGCTCCTCCTGATGAATCGCTACATCAAGCCAGGTCTGAAGAACAGCCTGGAGGAAACAGCATTTGACATCGCCAGGAGGACTGGTATCTATCACTACCTCTTTGAAATTGTGGAAGGTTGCACAAATTGTTCACCTCAGTCTTAATAACGGTTCTAATAATTTTCTTAAGTTTCTAAGTCCGAGTGCCTGCTTTGTGTGAGATGTGAAATATCCCCATTGTACAAAGTTGACATCAAAAGTCTTAGGACAGTAATTCAGTGGTACTCACGATACTATCCCTCCAAGTGAATTGCCCAACCTTGATGtcaaaatgtatttgaaagttgtttgGATTTATCTTTAATGATTTCCATGGCGTTTGTGATTTTTACCAAATCATTTTAACTTGTCTATATTGAAAAACTTGTCAGAGGTTGTGCAGAAAACTAACGATATTTTTGGTGCTGATCcaagagaaatgtatttttacatttaCAATATCCCCCATCCTAGAGCTTTGTGGAGTATTTAGTATATCAACATGTATTTTTATAAGGTCAAGTAactcagaattttatttaaaaatcttaaatatacCGGTGCAGTTCAGCTGTCTTCTCTGCATCACCATAGCCATTTACTTTCACTGTAAACCGTAAGAATGAACATATTAGTGACTTGAATCttcataagtttaaaaaaaattgagaaacctaggtctttgttttttattaatagaACCATAAATGTTTAATCTACACATATTATATACTGCCTCTCCTTCCACAATCCACACAATCCTGTGGACCCTCCTACCTCACCCACCCTGGTCAACCTACATAATCCTTATTCTCCTGGTGAGTCAGCACGACCCTTAAGACATGCGCACCACTATACCTTGGTCCAGGTGATCATAGCCTATTTGCCATCCAGCTAGTTTTACCTGTCCGGTCCTGCTGAGCCGGGACCTGCTCACCTCATCTCCCAGGGTCACAGGAAGGGTTCTTTTCCAggatcctcattttatagaagcCACACAAAGTCAAAGTGACAAGGGAAAAGGAATTCTAAGATGATTATACTGGGGCAAGTGCGACAAAGTGGCTcaggcattttttaaaagccacgTTGTAGATAACAACAAAAGCGTAAGTATacatattctaaaaaaaaattaaaataaaggtttTAAACAACCAAGAAAAAGCGTGAGTAATTCTTATACCTGTGTGTATCTTATCTATCTGGCATACATTTGTTTAGCTTTGACTCTGTCCATCTCTCCAGCAGCAGCTTCTTGTTCCTTTGCCCTTCTGTGACTAAAACAAAAGAGTTAATCTTTCAACTTCTCAGCACCAGAACTGACAAACTGGGGACAAGCAGCTGAACTAATGGGCTTTTTCTTtggctatatatatgtatatgtgtgtttatgtgtgtatataaaagtgaaagcagtgaaagctcagagtcctaaccgctagaccaccagagaattccctctatggttatattttttaaatgtccaccAAAATATTTGTCTCTTTTGACCCTGTCCATGTGACCCAGTTACCTTAAACTAAGTAACAACGTTATTTAATCAAATATATGTGGCAGTTTTTAGGTTAAAACAAGATTGGATCAtctcagaaaagttaaaaatgacaTATGAACTGAATCATTATGACAGTGTTTTTAAGACTTAGGAGAGCTTTGGTTATTTTGTGATCTCTGGCTAGGACATAACTCTATTTCAGGGTATCAATACCTTTGATATAAGGGTTTTTGCAAAAGTGAGAGGTTGATTTCTGTTTAATCTGACGTAATGTAGTGATACCAAATGACAAGATATAGCTGATAGAAATGACAGTAGAATAAGACCCCAACTACCCCATTAGACTGCTAAACGAGGCTACTTGATTACCTGAAAGTCACAGAGCCTATGGCACCTTTCTTACTTGGGAATGAGTTGCAttcttgattttatatatataagcttTCCCTGAGTATGACTCCAAAGGATCTGCTTTATTTCTAAGAAAATGAGATGTgacttctccctttttttcagtCTTCAATCACTCAACCAGTCCTAGGGAGCAAATTTCTACATATTAGAGAAATCCCTTCCATCCCTGAGGGTGGGACTTGTATTATTTGCTTCCTTTATACCTTCCTTGgtggttttttaatttcattttttattatttttttcttttttaattgaagtatacttgacataaaatgttatatatttcaggtatataacaaagtgatttttttttctttttggctgtgcttcatGGCCTGTGGGCCctggttccccaatcagggatccaGCCCACATCCCTCACATTGGAAGTgcacagtcttaaccagtggactgccaagAAGTCCCAACAAAGTGATTTGATACTCTCCTTAGTATTTTCTGACTCCTCAGTCCACAGAAGATGTGCACTAATCATGATTTTCACTGCTCAGTGGACCTTTGAATACACATTTGTATCGTGCAGGTCTGTTTATAAGCAGTACTACACAACCCgtgctgaagaaggaaatgccaacccactccagtgttcttacctggaaaattccatggacagaggagcctggtggactatagtgcatggggtggcaaagagttgggcacagttGAGCACACATGCCTATGTGCACACAACCTGTGCAGTTGGTTAAATCTGTGGATGCAGAACCACAGATACAGTTCTGATGAGAAAGTTCAGTTTTCGGTTATGCAGAGGGTCAGCACCCCAATCTTCGTGTTTAAGGGACAACTCCATATTACCTGTGTTTACCGGTTTCCTTTAAGAAGACTAAATCATTTGCAAACAAAATTCTCACTAGTCTCACAGAGTTTATctcaagaactttttaaaaaataaaatctgttttgcaTAACAAAGCTTAACTAACTATGTGCTTGAGGAAGAGGTGACTTTGTCATTGTTCAAGGGACAGTGATCCACAATGAAATTAGTTGACTTTGCTTTTATAAATCTTAAATGTGCTTCTCCAGGGCCCAAACATTTGTTCCGGCTCACAGCTTACAATAGTGAAAGGATTTAGCATTTTTATACTATGGATGTGAAAGCATCGATTTGTTTCTATTCATTGGCATCTATTATTGCATTTACCACTATGCTAGAAGATCATGATCAAAAGAgtcccggggcgggggggggggggggggggggggtggcaaaaaaaaaaaaaagaggctcagagaagtaaaaaTTGGTCTAAGACCTATGTCCCATACCAAAATGAAATTGTATCAGTTCTCCATTCCTAATGAAAACATGTGCCATCTTCACCCTACCTGAAATGACTCAAGGAATTTACAGCACTGCTTTGACTC from Budorcas taxicolor isolate Tak-1 chromosome 15, Takin1.1, whole genome shotgun sequence includes the following:
- the ANKRD49 gene encoding ankyrin repeat domain-containing protein 49, which produces MEKEKVNDEKLDPENSLDFSEHFNQLELLETHGHLIPTGTQSLWIGNSDDDEEQDEKTEEWYQLQEKKMEKDPSKLLLWAAEKNRLTTVQRLLSERATHVNTRDEDKYTPLHRAAYNGHLDVVRELIAHGADVHAVTVDGWTPLHSACKWNNARVASFLLQHDADINAQTKGLLTPLHLAAGNRDSKDTLELLLMNRYIKPGLKNSLEETAFDIARRTGIYHYLFEIVEGCTNCSPQS